CACGCCGAAACGATGTGCTTCGAGAGCGCATGCAAGAAGTGGGTTCGGCGCTCGGTCTGTTTCCGGTCGAGCCGGCGCGCTTCCCGTGAGGCTGAATGGGCGCACTTCGCCCGTTCTTTGGCGAAGTAGTAGATATCCTCCTTAAGCGCGCCACCGGGATACAACGTAGCTTCGTCTCCATACGAGACGGTAGCGAAGTTGCATATCCCGAGGTCGATACCGGCGGTTCGGTCGCCCGATGAACGGAATTCGACCTCATGCCGGCAGACGATATGCAACCGCCACTCTCCGTGTTCGTAGACCGCACGAACCAGTTGGACGTTCTCGATTTCGGCGTCCGGTCGGGTTTCATATTCGCACAGAAGAAAGTCCGACCAATGCGCTTTGAGGTTCCGCCCTTTCGAGAGACGGATACGTCCGTTCTTCGAGTCGTGCTTGAAGCCGTCTTCTTTGAACGTGACGGTCGAACGGGGGTGGTCGTCGCCGTGTTTTCGGTAGCCGGGCGGATTCGCGTTCTTGTTCCCGTTTCGGCGGTGACCGTACCATGATTTGAACGCCTCAGACAATTCTTCGAGAACTGCCTGACTTGACTGTGCGTTGAGGTCAGCGTAGCGTTCGTGGTTTTTTAGGTACGACTTGAGCGCGCCTTCGCCGGGAATTGTCCCCGTTTCGTCCCAAATACGCCCGATGGTCCACCGGGCAACATTCCAGAGTTTCGAGGCGGCGAATCCGAGCGAATCGAGACCGTCGCGGACCTGTTGCTGGTTGCGTATGGACGCAACGTGGGTCCGGGTGACGGACCTTTTCGCCATACATAGCCTATGTCACTGCGTGGACTTATAGGTTGGCCGTGCACGGTGAAAGTGAATATCCGGCCGGCCATCGACGGAGGTTGCGGAACGGAGCGTACGCGATTCTCGCCCGCCCTTCGGCCTTCGGCCTCAGGACGGGATTCTCTCGCTGTTGAGAGATAGCAAGTCCGACGGTTGGCTGGTCGCGTCGTGTCCAAGCACGATAACGGGCCACGCACTGCACGCCGACAGTACCCGCGTGGCCCGGTTTTGCGTTTCACTCGTCGGTCAGGCGCCCGCTTGTTCTCCGTCGGCGCGCCGCTCGAGGAAATCCGTCAACAGCCGAAAGAGCCGAAGCTTCTGGGTCTGATCCGAGGAGGCGTGGCCCTCCTCGCCGAGTTCGTGGTACTCGAACGCGCCGGTCTCGCCCACTTCGAGTCCGCGGGCCTCGAGCGCCTCGCGGAACAGCCGCGCCTGTGAGACGGGAACGCGTCGGTCGTTGACGCCATGAACGACACAGATGGGTGCGTCGAGATTCTCGACGTGCGTAAGGGGTGAGCGGTCCTCGTAGAGGTCCGGATTCCCCTCGGGGGTGCCGAGGTACTTTTCCATCAGTTCGATACGGTAGTGGTCCATCGTGGTCTCGTACATCTCCTCGAGATCCGTGAGGCCGATCCACGCGATGCCGGCGTCGTAGAGGTCGGGGTACTGGACCAGCTGCCAGTACGCCGAGTAGCCGCCGTAGGAGCCCCCGAAGACCACGACGCGGTCCTCGTCGAGCCAGTCGTAGCGCTCGAGGGCGT
Above is a window of Natronorubrum tibetense GA33 DNA encoding:
- a CDS encoding RNA-guided endonuclease InsQ/TnpB family protein, which gives rise to MAKRSVTRTHVASIRNQQQVRDGLDSLGFAASKLWNVARWTIGRIWDETGTIPGEGALKSYLKNHERYADLNAQSSQAVLEELSEAFKSWYGHRRNGNKNANPPGYRKHGDDHPRSTVTFKEDGFKHDSKNGRIRLSKGRNLKAHWSDFLLCEYETRPDAEIENVQLVRAVYEHGEWRLHIVCRHEVEFRSSGDRTAGIDLGICNFATVSYGDEATLYPGGALKEDIYYFAKERAKCAHSASREARRLDRKQTERRTHFLHALSKHIVSACKQRSVGTIVVGDLGGIRDDENGDARNWGDHGNLDLHGWAFDRFTSMLEYKAEDEGIEVVRKSERDTSKTCSSCGTKDGNQRIERGLYVCDDCGTVANADVNGAENIRRKVLPNLATDGGRDRDNGWMAQPAVHLFDRSEGSFAPRE